Proteins found in one Stigmatopora nigra isolate UIUO_SnigA chromosome 15, RoL_Snig_1.1, whole genome shotgun sequence genomic segment:
- the mcoln1b gene encoding mucolipin-1b, giving the protein MASPGCIQEVSTEKDKLLSSMGLSYGSQDHLPVGSTSSDIHRQHDEEEEEALRRKLKYFFMSPCDKYNAKGRKPFKLGLQLLKIIIVTVQLVLFGLSNQMVVTFKEENTVAFKHLFLKDYQDDTPQSVHTQKELRSQINFAIERYLALPQISLGQYAYVEGVGFNASALSLCQRYYRRATIVPVNDTFDIDPHIVTYCIGLDPLTPGSLHKNPDYQNFTLNFYKLINVTVDFQLKAINIQTIINNEIPNCYTFAITILMDNRAHSGKIKISLQNQAFIKECKDPNVSGHADNYAREFFDVLVALVCLLSLLLCGRSILKGVILQHEYAQFFQTRLGRAVNWGDRMEFINGWYILLIVSDMFTIIGSIIKIGIESKNFSSYDACAILLGTSTLLVWVGVIRYFSFFQKYNILIVTLRAAFPNVIRFICCAAAIYLGYCFCGWIVLGPYHSKFHSLPMVSECLFSLINGDDMFVTFAEMEQTSTLVWIFSQVYLYTFISLFIYMVLSLFIALITGAYDTIMAQTQEQVRITDLHAFIAECTDTPSSGKFRVPEGSSCSFFCCCDW; this is encoded by the exons ATGGCATCACCGGGATGCATTCAGGAGGTTTCCACAG AGAAAGACAAACTGCTTTCTTCCATGGGTCTCAGTTATGGGTCTCAAGACCATCTTCCAGTTGGATCTACGAGTTCAGATATCCACCGGCAAcatgatgaagaggaagaagaggcctTGAGAAGGAAGCTTAAATATTTCTTCATGAGCCCATGTGACAAGTATAATGCAAAGGGACGCAAGCCATTCAAATTAGGCCTGCAATTACTCAAAATCATCATAGTTACAGTGCAG TTGGTGCTGTTTGGGCTGAGCAATCAAATGGTTGTGAcatttaaagaagaaaatacgGTGGCTTTCAAACATCTCTTCTTAAAGGACTACCAAGATGATACTCCTCAGTCTGTTCATACACAGAAAGAACTTCGCAGTCAAATCAACTTTGCTATTGAGCGG tacCTAGCTCTGCCTCAAATCTCACTTGGACAATATGCCTACGTAGAAGGTGTTGGATTCAATGCAAGTGCACTCTCACTCTGCCAAAGGTACTACAGGAGGGCCACCATCGTCCCGGTCAATGACACTTTTGACATCGATCCTCATATTGTCACTT ATTGCATTGGACTTGATCCGCTGACCCCTGGCTCTCTTCATAAAAACCCTGACTACCAAAACTTCACTCTCAATTTTTACAA ACTGATCAATGTAACAGTTGACTTCCAACTTAAAGCTATCAACATTCAGACCATCATAAACAATGAGATACCAAACTGCTACACCTTTGCTATCACG ATCCTAATGGACAACAGAGCTCACAGTGGCAAAATAAAGATCAGTTTACAAAATCAGGCTTTTATAAAGGAATGTAAGGACCCAAATGTGTCCGGCCATG CGGACAACTATGCCCGAGAGTTTTTTGACGTGTTGGTTGCACTCGTTTGTTTGCTGTCTCTTTTGCTGTGTGGACGCTCCATCCTCAAAGGTGTCATTCTGCAACAT GAATACGCACAGTTTTTCCAGACCAGACTTGGTCGTGCTGTGAACTGGGGTGACAGAATGGAGTTCATCAATGGTTGGTATATTCTGCTCATCGTCAGCGACATGTTTACCATCATTGGCAGCATTATCAAGATTGGAATTGAATCCAAG AATTTTTCATCATATGACGCATGTGCAATCCTGCTGGGAACATCCACTCTGCTGGTGTGGGTGGGAGTCATTCGCTATTTCAGCTTCTTTCAGAAATACAAT ATCTTGATTGTGACCCTCAGAGCTGCCTTTCCTAATGTTATTCGCTTCATTTGCTGCGCCGCTGCCATATATTTGGGATACTGCTTCTGTGGATGGATTGTCCTGGGGCCATATCATTCAAAG TTTCACTCCCTGCCCATGGTGTCAGAGTGCCTCTTTTCTCTAATCAATGGGGACGACATGTTTGTCACGTTTGCTGAGATGGAGCAGACAAGCACACTGGTGTGGATCTTCAGTCAGGTCTACCTTTATACCTTCATTTCCCTCTTCATCTATATGGTGCTGTCTCTTTTCATCGCACTCATCACGGGAGCCTACGACACTATTATG GCTCAAACACAGGAGCAGGTGCGCATCACAGATCTTCACGCATTTATCGCTGAGTGCACGGACACACCTAGCTCTGGGAAGTTCCGTGTTCCTGAGGGGTCTTCATGCTCGTTTTTCTGCTGCTGTGACTGGTAA
- the trappc5 gene encoding trafficking protein particle complex subunit 5, whose product MDTRFTRGKSTILERPLTRPKTEVSLSAFALLFSEMVQYCQSRVYSVSELQTRLADMGQSVGAGLLDVLVLREKNGKRETKVLNMLLFIKVNVWKSLFGKEADKLEQANDDDKTYYIIEKEPLINAYISVPKENSSLNCAAFTAGIVEAILTHSGFPAKVTAHWHKGTTLMIKFNESVIARDKALDGR is encoded by the exons ATGGACACCAGGTTCACTCGAGGGAAATCCACCATATTGGAGCGCCCCTTGACGAGACCTAAGACTGAAGTCAGCTTGAGTGCATTTGCATTGCTGTTCTCAGAGATGGTCCAGTACTGTCAGAGCCGGGTGTACTCTGTCTCGGAGCTGCAGACCCGCCTTGCTGACATGGGGCAGAGTGTAGGAGCTGGCCTGCTGGATGTTCTTGTATTGAGGGAGAAAAATGGCAAGAGGGAGACTAAAGTGCTCAACATGTTGCTCTTTATTAAG GTAAATGTATGGAAGTCTCTATTTGGAAAGGAGGCAGACAAACTGGAGCAggccaatgatgatgacaagacTTACTACATCATTGAAAAGGAGCCCCTCATCAATGCTTACATCTCTGTGCCCAAAGAGAATAGTAGCTTAAATTGCGCTGCATTTACTGCAGGCATCGTGGAGGCTATCCTCACACACAGCGGCTTCCCCGCCAAAGTTACAGCCCATTGGCACAAAGGCACCACACTCATGATCAAGTTTAATGAGTCAGTCATTGCCCGGGACAAGGCTTTAGATGGCAGATAA